One region of Pogona vitticeps strain Pit_001003342236 chromosome 1, PviZW2.1, whole genome shotgun sequence genomic DNA includes:
- the HACD2 gene encoding very-long-chain (3R)-3-hydroxyacyl-CoA dehydratase 2, giving the protein MAASSSSHYSNSSSSSRRPDNNGCGLSGQPQSPQQQQQPQTQTGFRRRKSPGALATAYLVIYNVVMTAGWLVIAVGLVRAYLAKGSYHNLYYSIEKPLKFFQTGALLEILHCMIGIVPSSVVLTAFQVMSRVFLIWAVTHSVKEVQSEDSVLLFVVAWTVTEIIRYSFYTFSLLNHLPYLIKWARYTFFIVLYPMGVSGELLTIYAALPFVRQSGLYSIRLPNKYNFSFDYYTFLILTMISYIPIFPQLYFHMLHQRRKVLSLPEEHKKSE; this is encoded by the exons ATGGCCGCCTCCAGCAGCAGCCATTATagcaacagtagcagcagcagccgtCGGCCCGATAACAATGGCTGCGGGCTCAGCGGACAACCGCAGtcgccgcagcagcagcagcaaccgcaGACCCAGACGGGCTTCCGGCGGCGGAAAAGCCCTGGCGCTTTGGCCACGGCCTACCTGGTCATTTATAACGTGGTCATGACAGCCGG gTGGCTTGTTATAGCTGTTGGGCTAGTTAGAGCATACCTCGCCAAGGGTAGCTATCACAATCTTTACtattcaatagaaaagcctttgAAATTCTTCCAAACTGGTGCTTTGCTTGAG ATCCTGCATTGCATGATAG GGATCGTTCCTTCTTCTGTTGTCCTGACAGCTTTCCAAGTGATGTCAAGAGTTTTTCTGATTTGGGCTGTAACCCACAGTGTAAAAGAG GTGCAAAGTGAAGACAGTGTCCTCCTCTTTGTTGTTGCTTGGACAGTGACAGAGATAATTCGTTACTCCTTTTATACTTTCAGCTTATTAAATCACCTCCCTTACCTCATCAAATGGGCCAG atacACCTTTTTCATTGTACTGTATCCAATGGGAGTTTCAGGAGAATTGCTCACAATATATGCTGCTCTGCCTTTTGTCAGGCAGTCTGGTTTATATTCCATTCGTTTACCCAACAAATACAATTTCTCATTTGATTACTATACATTCCTGATCCTGACTATGATATCTTATATTCCAA